The nucleotide window TCCCGGCGTCGTCGTGGGGGCGGCAGTTCGAACACACGAGCAGCTTCGCGCCGGCGACCGTCGCCTTCCGGAGGTCGGTGGTCTCGCGGCCGCAGAGCTCGCACGCGTCGCCGTCGTCGCCGCCGCCGCCGCCCGTCGAGTACTTCGGCATACCCCGAGTAGTGGGCCGGGCCGTTAAAAAGCCGTGGAGGGCGCGCTCGGCGTCGCGAACGCGTTTGACCGCGGCGGGCGTCAGGGCCCGAGGTATCCCCACGCCTGAAGCCGGTCGCCGTCGCCGTCGATCCAGCGCTCGCCGATGTCGTCGCGGTAGTACATGTTCGGCATGACGACGTCGTCGATGCGGTCGTACGCCTGCTCGCGGGCGGCGCTCATCGTCTCGCCTTTCCCGGTCACGACGATTGGCATCCCGCTCTCGCCGGCGACGCGCCACTGCCCGTCGACCTGCTTCGTGTCCTCCAGATGGATTCCGTCGGGGGCGACCCCCGACGACGTCACGCTCGCTCCGCTCGCGTGACTCCCGTCGCGGTGCTCCGTCTGGAAGACGACCGCCGCGTTCCGCGAGCTCTCGTCGTACGTCTTCTCGTCGTCGAACGGGAACGGCGGGAGGACGACCCTGACGGCGATCTGGTACCCGCCGTGGACCTCCGGCTCGGGGGCGTTACCGTGGGCGAGGTCGTAGAAGAACTCGCCGGTCGAGGACTCGATCGACTCCTCCTGTAAGGCGATGGTCGGGTAGCCGAACCGCGGCGTGAACTCCAGCGGGTAGATCCCCGTCTCGTTGACGATACAGTTGATGTCGATGCTGCCGACGTACCCCTCGTCAGCGAGCCACCCCTCGATCCTCCCGAACGTCTCCTCGAACAGTCGGTTCCGGCCGGCCCAGAACATCGACGTTCCCATCTCGCCGGTCGACGGGCCGATGTTCCCCGGGAACAGCTTCTTGTGCTCGAAGTTGAAGTTGACCCGGTCGACGAACTCGTCGCCGTCGAAGAAGCCGCAGATCGCGACCTCGACGCCCTCGACCTTCCGCTGGAGCTGGAACCCCTTCATCCGGTGGCCCCACGCCTTCTTGTACGCCTTCAGGACGTCGATCACGTCGCTGCCGTCGTCCTCGTTGCCGACGTACAGCAGCCGCTTGACGTTCTGGACCTCGCCGAGCGGCTTGATAACGTACGGGGCGGGGTTCTCGCGGACGTGCTGGATCCCGGCGTCGAACTCGTGGAAGACGTGGTGTTCGACGGTGTTGACGCCGTGGTCTTCGAGGACCTCCATCGCGTAGCCGCGGTCCTCTTCGAGTCGGTCGGTGTTCGGCGTTCCGCCGACCACCGCGTGGCCCTCCTCACGGAGCTCCTGCGCGAGCGCGCCGGTCCCCACGTCGGAGCCGACCCAGATGTCGTCGAAGATTATCACGTCGGCCCAGTCGACCTCGGCGCGCCAGTCGTCCGTCTTGGGGACGAAGCCGTCACCGATCTCCTGATCGCTTTCGGCCTCGATGTAGTACTTCACGGCGTGACCCTCGCGGTGGACCTGCCAGGCGAGGTCCGTGATAAGCGCCGCGTCGGCCGAGACGAAGAGGAAGTTCGCTGCGTCCATACCCGGCCGTCGTCGGGAACAGACTTGAGTGTAGGTGTGTGTATGGATCTCGAGTGACGCCGGCGTGTCGGCGGCGTCTCGGAGGGGCTGTCCTCGGCGGGTCGGTTGAAACGTTAACGCTCGGGTTGATGGAGGACGGCGTGGTCGATCCGGGTATGCCAACTGTGACACGTGACGGCGTGACGATCGATTACGCCGTCGACGGGGACCCGTCGGGACCGGCCGTGCTGCTGCTCGAAGGGCTCGGGTACGGCCGGTGGATGTGGCGGTGGCTCGCCGAGGCGCTCGCCGACGACTACGAGGTCCTTCGACCCGACAACCGCGGCACGGGGGACTCGGACGCGCCCGAAGGACCGTACACCGCCGCCGAGATGGCGGCCGACGCGAGCGCGGTCCTCGACGATCGCGGGGTCGACGCGGTCCACGTCTGCGGCGCGTCGATGGGCGGGATGATCGCGCAGGAACTCGCGCTCGGCGACGACCGCGTCGCCTCCCTGACGCTGCTGTGTACCTCGCCGGGCGGCGAGGAGGCGGCCCCCACGCCCCCGGAGGTTCAAGAGCACATCTTCGCCGCGCCCGAGGACGCCGACCCCCGCGAGCGGATCCGGTACCTGATGGAGCCGGCCGTCTCCGAGGGGTTCTACGACCGCGAGCCGGAGCTCGTCGAGGACATCGTCGACTGGCGGCTGGCGGGCGACGCGACCCCGGCGGGCCGCGAGGCGCAGGTCGCGGCGGTGGCGGCGTTCGACGCGAGCGACCGGCTCGGCGACCTCGACGTGCCGGCGCTCGTCCTCCACGGAACCGCGGACCGCGTCCTCCCGGTCGAGAACGCCGACCTGCTCGCCGAGCGCCTCCCGCACGCCGACGTGGACCTGTTCGACGGCGGGCCACACCTCTTCTTCATCGAGGAGCGCGAGCGCGTCAACGACCGGATCCGGGGCTTCCTCGGCGAGGTCGCCTGAGATGGCGACGGAAAACGATCCCCGGGCCGAGGACCGCGAGAACGAGTCCGACGCGGACTCCGACCCGCGACCGCACCCGCACGGCGACCGCGGCTACGAGTGGGTCGGCTCGCTGTCCGCCCGCCGCGCCGAGCTCTCGCCGGACAGGGTCGCCGTCACCGACACCGCGGCGAACGCCGAGTACACGTACGCCGAACTGGACGAGCGCGCCAACCGCACCGCGCGGTTCCTCCGAGAGGCCGGGGTCGACGCGGGCGACCGGGTCGCCGTCGTCTCCCGGAACCGCGTCGAACTGGTCGACCTGTTCTTCGCGACCGGCAAGACCGGAGCGGTCCTCGCGCCGCTCTCGCACCGGCTCGCGGAGCGCGACCTCGCCGCCGTGTTGGGCGCGGCCGACCCCGAACTGCTGCTCGTCGAGACCCCGTTCGAGGGCGACGTGGTCGACGCCCTAGAGCGGGCCGACGTGGAGCCGGCGGTCCGGGCGATCCCGACCGACGGCGACGACGCGTGGCGGCCGTACACGCAGGACCTCCCCGCGGACGGCTCCCCGGTCGAGACCGCGGACGTGTCGCTCGCCGACCCGCACCTCCTCTTACACACCGGGGGGTCGACGGGGACGCCGAAGGAGACCGTGATCAGCCACGGCGCGATCCGGTGGAACGCGTTCAACACGATCACCGCGTGGGGGCTCCGGGA belongs to Halorubrum sp. DM2 and includes:
- a CDS encoding phosphoribosylamine--glycine ligase, with product MDAANFLFVSADAALITDLAWQVHREGHAVKYYIEAESDQEIGDGFVPKTDDWRAEVDWADVIIFDDIWVGSDVGTGALAQELREEGHAVVGGTPNTDRLEEDRGYAMEVLEDHGVNTVEHHVFHEFDAGIQHVRENPAPYVIKPLGEVQNVKRLLYVGNEDDGSDVIDVLKAYKKAWGHRMKGFQLQRKVEGVEVAICGFFDGDEFVDRVNFNFEHKKLFPGNIGPSTGEMGTSMFWAGRNRLFEETFGRIEGWLADEGYVGSIDINCIVNETGIYPLEFTPRFGYPTIALQEESIESSTGEFFYDLAHGNAPEPEVHGGYQIAVRVVLPPFPFDDEKTYDESSRNAAVVFQTEHRDGSHASGASVTSSGVAPDGIHLEDTKQVDGQWRVAGESGMPIVVTGKGETMSAAREQAYDRIDDVVMPNMYYRDDIGERWIDGDGDRLQAWGYLGP
- a CDS encoding alpha/beta fold hydrolase, producing the protein MPTVTRDGVTIDYAVDGDPSGPAVLLLEGLGYGRWMWRWLAEALADDYEVLRPDNRGTGDSDAPEGPYTAAEMAADASAVLDDRGVDAVHVCGASMGGMIAQELALGDDRVASLTLLCTSPGGEEAAPTPPEVQEHIFAAPEDADPRERIRYLMEPAVSEGFYDREPELVEDIVDWRLAGDATPAGREAQVAAVAAFDASDRLGDLDVPALVLHGTADRVLPVENADLLAERLPHADVDLFDGGPHLFFIEERERVNDRIRGFLGEVA